A section of the Thermotoga caldifontis AZM44c09 genome encodes:
- a CDS encoding FliA/WhiG family RNA polymerase sigma factor: protein MYEVDEEQIIKELLPTVKRIASDLVQHLPKNVEVEDLIQEGVLALISAIRRYDPRRGVNLRTFLIKRIKGAMYDYLRNIDWMPRSLRRNIKEVEKAIYELESKLGRHPTVEEISLYTNLSNEEVIRAKNEMVRKQFLRLDEYLYDTYDSYSPDVAADSEPLQDAYKQILLEQVTEAIKQLPQREQLVLSLRFEQELSLKEIGLILGVSESRVSQILSSALIKIKKYVLGEDDGKPD, encoded by the coding sequence ATGTACGAGGTAGATGAAGAACAAATCATAAAAGAATTGCTGCCGACGGTGAAAAGAATCGCGAGCGATCTCGTACAACATCTACCGAAAAACGTCGAAGTGGAAGACCTGATTCAGGAAGGTGTGCTCGCGCTCATCTCAGCCATTCGCAGGTACGATCCGAGAAGGGGTGTCAATCTGAGGACCTTCCTCATCAAGAGGATCAAGGGTGCGATGTACGATTATTTGAGAAACATAGATTGGATGCCAAGGAGTTTGAGAAGGAACATAAAAGAAGTCGAGAAAGCGATCTACGAGCTCGAATCGAAGCTTGGAAGGCATCCAACGGTTGAGGAGATCAGTCTCTACACAAACTTGAGTAACGAGGAAGTGATCCGTGCCAAGAACGAGATGGTAAGAAAACAGTTCCTGAGGCTGGATGAGTACCTGTACGACACGTACGATTCTTACAGTCCAGACGTCGCAGCCGATTCGGAGCCGTTGCAGGATGCTTACAAACAGATATTGCTCGAGCAGGTGACAGAGGCTATCAAACAGTTACCGCAACGTGAGCAACTCGTCCTATCGCTGCGATTCGAACAAGAACTTTCCCTCAAGGAGATAGGTCTTATTCTTGGAGTGAGTGAGTCCAGAGTTTCTCAAATACTCTCCAGCGCTTTGATCAAGATAAAAAAGTACGTGCTGGGGGAAGACGATGGTAAACCCGATTGA
- the cheD gene encoding chemoreceptor glutamine deamidase/glutamate methylesterase CheD, whose product MSKKVVIGIGELAVERNPAVIITLGLGSCVGVCMRDPVAKVGGMAHVMLPDSGGKNVQMPGKYADTAVATLIEELVSLGASKSRLEAKIAGGASMFESSGMNVGARNVEAVKYWLKYHQIPLRAEDVGGNRARSIEYNIETGKLLVRKVGGGETIQVLEI is encoded by the coding sequence ATGAGCAAGAAGGTTGTGATAGGAATAGGCGAACTGGCAGTTGAACGGAATCCAGCCGTGATCATCACGCTCGGACTCGGTTCGTGCGTGGGCGTGTGCATGAGAGATCCTGTTGCCAAGGTTGGTGGAATGGCGCACGTGATGCTTCCCGACAGTGGGGGGAAGAACGTTCAGATGCCAGGCAAATACGCGGACACAGCCGTTGCAACGCTCATCGAGGAACTCGTCTCACTCGGAGCTTCGAAATCGAGGCTTGAGGCCAAGATAGCCGGTGGGGCTTCGATGTTCGAAAGCTCCGGGATGAACGTGGGTGCCAGGAACGTGGAGGCAGTGAAGTACTGGTTGAAGTACCATCAGATACCGCTCAGGGCGGAAGATGTCGGGGGAAACAGGGCCAGGAGCATAGAGTACAACATAGAGACCGGAAAGCTGCTGGTGAGGAAAGTGGGGGGCGGAGAAACGATACAGGTCTTGGAGATATGA
- the cheC gene encoding CheY-P phosphatase CheC, whose protein sequence is MVLSERELDLLKEIGNIGTGNAATALSQLTNKKVEITVPKAEVIPISRITFIFPEPEDLVVGVRMSVRGDVVFDVVLVLNRLAAKRILQDLLGSPCEDITQLDELSRSALKEIGNIMCGSYITALAEFTGLYLDPLPPDLSVDMLAAIISEAVLPTASYEDSAIYVETELSIEGMQSISSYMLLIPGENSLETIFKKVGLR, encoded by the coding sequence ATGGTACTCTCAGAGAGAGAACTCGACTTGCTCAAAGAAATCGGCAACATCGGAACAGGCAACGCGGCCACGGCGCTGTCGCAGCTGACGAACAAGAAGGTGGAAATCACGGTTCCGAAGGCTGAGGTCATCCCGATATCGAGAATAACCTTCATCTTCCCGGAACCTGAAGACCTCGTGGTTGGCGTTAGGATGTCGGTCCGTGGAGACGTCGTCTTCGATGTCGTGCTCGTGCTCAATAGATTGGCTGCGAAGAGGATCCTTCAGGACCTTTTAGGTTCTCCGTGTGAAGACATCACACAACTTGATGAACTGTCCAGATCTGCCCTGAAAGAGATCGGGAACATAATGTGTGGTTCCTACATAACGGCGTTGGCGGAGTTCACAGGACTGTACTTAGACCCGTTACCCCCCGACCTTTCAGTCGACATGCTCGCGGCGATCATATCCGAAGCTGTGCTCCCCACCGCTTCGTACGAAGACAGTGCAATATACGTTGAAACCGAGCTGAGCATTGAAGGCATGCAGAGCATAAGTTCTTACATGTTGCTGATCCCCGGGGAGAACAGTCTGGAAACGATCTTCAAGAAGGTGGGACTCAGATGA
- a CDS encoding flagellar brake protein, whose product MAEYVVKVSARDALKPGMPLVIEFETKKGEILKMKSSIHDTYFDRGVLKIAMPSYQGRFVPLPRQEFIRITAIADKVVYAFSSRVLDYGRDSESNLLVMYVTLPEQVDRVQRRRYVRIPLVLSGSFLIEEEGNRYSFLTRDFSAGGMLMCTSKLLKVGQIIHVDLDLGDIKLASQKAQIVRYAGFNENTGLHEYGVQFLDVPPALERALVSYVFQQEIKLRKTREEV is encoded by the coding sequence ATGGCAGAATACGTCGTCAAGGTCAGCGCAAGAGACGCCCTGAAACCAGGCATGCCCCTCGTGATAGAGTTTGAAACCAAGAAAGGTGAGATCCTGAAAATGAAAAGCTCGATACACGATACGTACTTTGATAGAGGGGTTCTCAAGATCGCGATGCCCAGTTATCAAGGCAGGTTCGTTCCCCTGCCGAGACAGGAGTTCATAAGGATCACGGCCATCGCGGACAAAGTCGTGTACGCCTTCAGCAGCCGCGTCCTCGACTATGGAAGAGACAGTGAATCGAATTTGTTGGTTATGTACGTCACGTTGCCAGAACAGGTCGATCGCGTGCAGAGAAGGAGGTACGTCCGCATCCCGCTGGTCCTCAGTGGAAGTTTTTTGATTGAGGAAGAGGGAAACAGATACTCTTTCCTCACCAGAGATTTCAGCGCCGGTGGGATGCTGATGTGCACGTCGAAACTCTTGAAGGTCGGACAGATCATCCACGTGGATCTCGATCTGGGAGATATAAAACTCGCAAGCCAAAAGGCGCAGATCGTTCGATACGCGGGATTCAACGAAAATACAGGTCTTCACGAGTACGGGGTACAGTTCTTGGATGTCCCGCCAGCACTCGAAAGGGCTTTAGTATCGTACGTGTTCCAGCAGGAGATCAAATTGCGCAAGACGAGAGAGGAGGTGTAG
- a CDS encoding MinD/ParA family protein, protein MPNQAEGLYNSGARIISVASGKGGVGKTVVAVNLSIVLQERGYRVLLFDADAGFANAEILMGVTPKFTLKDFLKKKVDMNEVIFKTPYGVELISSGMDVDDLITFNVEDKGRVMNELRKIGEDYDYIVFDFPPGFNEQLERFYLNSDHVLVLTAAEPTALVNAYTFVKILVLKGLEPVTFHVVMNMVKDLKEGRKAIEKFSSVVNRFIGVSFDSTHVMKFEPAVKDSVSRQIPFVIFRKTCQPSLAIHGIADKITNKVVAKRLSFIERIKILFGMG, encoded by the coding sequence TTGCCCAATCAAGCTGAGGGACTTTACAACTCAGGGGCAAGGATCATCAGTGTCGCCAGCGGTAAGGGTGGCGTAGGTAAGACGGTGGTTGCCGTCAATCTATCGATAGTCCTTCAAGAACGGGGCTACAGGGTCCTGTTGTTCGACGCGGATGCGGGCTTCGCCAACGCAGAGATACTCATGGGTGTAACACCAAAGTTCACGCTGAAAGATTTTCTTAAGAAGAAAGTGGACATGAACGAGGTCATCTTCAAGACTCCCTACGGGGTCGAGCTCATAAGCAGTGGTATGGATGTCGATGATCTGATCACTTTCAACGTTGAGGACAAAGGCAGGGTTATGAACGAGTTGAGAAAGATCGGAGAAGATTACGACTACATCGTTTTCGACTTCCCGCCGGGTTTCAACGAACAACTGGAGAGGTTCTACCTGAACAGCGACCACGTTCTGGTCCTGACGGCCGCCGAACCAACGGCGCTGGTGAACGCGTACACCTTCGTCAAGATACTCGTTCTGAAGGGTCTCGAACCGGTGACCTTCCACGTCGTGATGAACATGGTGAAGGATTTGAAAGAAGGGAGAAAAGCTATCGAGAAATTCAGCTCCGTTGTGAACAGGTTCATCGGCGTGAGTTTCGATTCGACGCACGTCATGAAGTTCGAGCCCGCGGTGAAAGACAGCGTTTCGAGACAGATACCCTTCGTGATTTTCAGGAAAACGTGCCAGCCGTCTTTGGCCATCCACGGAATCGCTGACAAGATAACGAACAAAGTGGTCGCGAAGAGGCTCTCATTCATTGAGAGAATCAAAATCCTTTTCGGCATGGGATGA
- the flhF gene encoding flagellar biosynthesis protein FlhF, protein MKMKKYVVKDIKEALEQIKKDLGEDAIILSTRSVRKGGFLGIGAKRYLEVTAVCEDKDQERKESSEVYRLQELLVKNREKRQEEELRELKQMIQEMKQMLGMQRMNDLPQNLQKLLKGMQAQEIEQTVASKIIEYLRISYGDVNLDDSLRQRLAEHLAAFMKTEVPNLEGAVLFTGPTGVGKTTTLAKLAARLKIVEKKQVAILTLDTYRIAATDQLKTYATIMDIPMRIAYTPKEAKIELDAMRSFDVVLIDTAGRSQNNDMQMSELKALFDVIQPDLAFLVISMNSRFSDLKDVLERFQAARHTHLILTKMDETRTFGHLINASLLGGIPLAFITNGQRVPEDIVEANAKDIAYLLSKEVLRIAQSS, encoded by the coding sequence GTGAAAATGAAAAAGTACGTTGTGAAAGACATAAAGGAAGCCCTTGAGCAGATAAAGAAAGATCTTGGTGAGGACGCCATCATATTGAGTACCCGTAGCGTCAGGAAAGGAGGTTTTCTGGGAATAGGCGCAAAAAGGTATCTCGAAGTCACAGCGGTCTGCGAAGACAAAGACCAGGAGAGAAAAGAAAGCAGTGAGGTTTACAGGCTTCAGGAATTACTCGTCAAGAACAGGGAAAAACGTCAGGAGGAAGAACTCAGAGAGCTCAAACAGATGATTCAGGAAATGAAACAGATGCTCGGCATGCAGAGAATGAACGATCTGCCACAGAACCTTCAAAAACTCTTGAAAGGTATGCAGGCTCAGGAAATAGAGCAAACGGTTGCGAGCAAGATCATCGAGTATTTGAGGATAAGCTACGGTGATGTAAATCTGGACGACTCCTTGAGGCAACGTCTGGCGGAACACCTTGCGGCCTTCATGAAGACCGAGGTACCCAACCTGGAAGGTGCGGTCCTGTTCACCGGTCCGACGGGTGTCGGTAAAACCACGACACTCGCCAAGCTTGCCGCGAGGCTGAAAATCGTCGAGAAAAAGCAGGTGGCCATACTCACGCTCGACACGTACAGGATCGCTGCTACAGACCAGCTGAAAACGTATGCGACGATCATGGACATCCCCATGAGAATAGCTTACACACCGAAGGAAGCGAAGATAGAACTCGATGCGATGAGATCCTTCGATGTGGTCCTGATCGACACGGCCGGGAGGAGTCAGAACAACGATATGCAGATGAGCGAACTCAAAGCTCTGTTCGACGTGATACAGCCGGATCTGGCTTTTCTGGTGATCAGTATGAATTCGAGGTTTTCAGATCTCAAGGACGTGCTCGAGAGGTTTCAGGCAGCCAGGCATACACATCTGATCCTGACGAAAATGGACGAGACCCGCACGTTTGGACATCTGATCAACGCATCACTTCTGGGTGGAATACCGCTCGCCTTCATCACCAACGGTCAAAGGGTACCTGAAGACATCGTCGAAGCCAACGCGAAGGATATAGCTTACCTACTATCGAAAGAGGTGTTGAGAATTGCCCAATCAAGCTGA